Below is a window of Lentimicrobium sp. L6 DNA.
ATGGAAATAATAGGCAATATCCCAGACAAGTTGGATTCATTAATGAACCACGTAGTTTTGGTTTTCGTTTAACAGCTAAGTTTTAATAGAATAGAAAATGAAAATCAGAAAAATTCAAATCTTATTATTTCTCCTTATGCTGATGAGCTCCATCCAAGCTCAAGTATCAGAAAACGAATTTAAAGCCGCTTTTATTGAGCGTTTTACTCGTTTTGTGGAATGGCCCATGGAGTTTAACAGCGAAAGCGATACATTTAAAATCGTGGTCATTGGAGAAACACCTATTCAAAAATCTCTTGATGAATTATTTGAAAACACCAATATCAAAAAATTAGATGTAGAAATAAAATACACCAATGAAATACAAGATATCAAAGAGGCTAACTTGGTATATATCTCTTCAAGTGAAAAAAACAGAATCGCTGAAATCCTTTCTTTCACAAATGAATACCCAATACTCACCATAAGTGGGTCAGAAGGGTTTGGAGTAAAGGGAATACACATAAACATGTATATTGAGGATAATCATATCCGTTATGAAATTAATGAAGAATCCATTAAAAATTCTAATCTGAATGTTAGTAGTCTCCTACTCAATTCGGCAAAAATTGTAGAAACAGATGAATAAGCCAAACTACATA
It encodes the following:
- a CDS encoding YfiR family protein; the protein is MKIRKIQILLFLLMLMSSIQAQVSENEFKAAFIERFTRFVEWPMEFNSESDTFKIVVIGETPIQKSLDELFENTNIKKLDVEIKYTNEIQDIKEANLVYISSSEKNRIAEILSFTNEYPILTISGSEGFGVKGIHINMYIEDNHIRYEINEESIKNSNLNVSSLLLNSAKIVETDE